The following nucleotide sequence is from Cryptosporangium aurantiacum.
AGGTCCCGCAGCCGCGCGGCCACGGTCTGCTGACCGGGATGCGGCCGGGCGAGGTGGACGACGGCCTCGTACGCCTCGCTGTTGCCGTCGCAGGCGAGGAACGCGAGCGCGGTGATCACCGTGCCCGCGCGCAGCAGCTCGGAGAGGTCCGCGCAGGCCAGCGCGGCCTCACCGATCGAGCCGGCGTTCGAGCTGATGAACGACAGCGCGTCCGCCGGGTCGAACGGGACCGGCTCCATCGAGCCACCGCGCCACGGCACCTCGCCGAGCAGGCAGAGCGCGGTGACCGCGAGCGCGGGCAGGTCGCCGGTGCCGATGCCGCCGAACGCGTGCACCGGTGGCGTCAGCCCGCGGTTCAGCGCGGTCTCGAGACCGATGAGCACGTCGGGCGCGACGCCGGACCCGCCGGCGGCGAGCTGGTTGAGCCGCACGGTGAGCATCGCCCGCACGCTGATCGGATCGAGCAGCGGACCGGCGCCGCCCGCATGGCTGCGCAGCAGGCGGAGGCCGTGCGGATCGTGGCGGACCGGCTGCTGCGGGGCGGAGTCGCCGGTCACCACGCTGCCCTCCGGGCCGAGGATCACCGGGCCGGCGGAACTCTCGTACTCGACCGCGATCAGCCGGTTGGCGCCGACGCCGGTCGTCCGACCGTAGACCCCGCCGGCCGCGCTGAGCGCCGCGACGGTCCGGTGTGCCGCGCCCGCCCGGGTCGCGCCGTCCGGATGGACCAGCACGCGGCCACCGTCCCGCGCCACGTCGCGGACCTGTTCGGCGGTCAGCGCGATGCCGTCGAGCAGCACGTCCGACATCTGCACCTCACTTTCGACCTGACCCTATCTTCAGACATCAGACTCATGAATGAAGCCATTCACAACCGGCGGGAGCGCTGAGTATCGGGTGATCACCTTCGAGAGCGTGACCAAACGGTTTCCGGACGGCACCGTCGCCGTCGACGACCTCAGCCTGGAGATCCCGGCGGGCAAGATCACGGTGCTGGTCGGTCCGTCCGGGTGCGGCAAGACGACGACGCTGCGGATGATCAACCGCATGATCGACCCGACGTCCGGGACGATCACGGTGGACGGCCAGAACGTGCTGGACGTCGACCCGCCGACGCTCCGCCGCCGGATCGGTTACGTGATCCAGCAGGCGGGGCTGCTCCCCCACCGGACGATCGTCGACAACGTGGCCACGGTGCCGTTCCTGCTCGGCCGCGACAAGAAGGCGGCCAGGGCGGCCGCGCTGGAACTGCTGGAGCGCGTGGGGCTACCCACCGCGTTCGCGAAGCGGTATCCGCACCAGCTCTCCGGCGGTCAGCAGCAGCGCGTCGGGGTGGCCCGGGCGCTGGCCGCCGACCCGCCGGTGATGCTGATGGACGAGCCGTTCAGCGCCGTCGACCCGGTGGTCCGGAAGGGTCTGCAGGACGAGTTCCTGCGCCTGCAGACCGAGCTGCACAAGACGATCGTGCTGGTCACGCACGATATCGACGAGGCCGTGAAACTCGGTGACCTGGTCTGCGTCTTGGAGGTCGGCGGCCGGATCGGGCAGTTCGACACCCCCGAGCGGCTGCTGGCGGCGCCGTCGGACGGGTTCGTCGAGGAGTTCCTCGGCGACGACCGCGGCGTCCGGCGGCTGTCGTTCGTCGGGTCGGAGGGCCTGGACCTGGACACCACACGGGTCGTGACCTCGGCCGGCTCGTCCGAGGTCTGGCGGCTGCTGGTGGATTCCTCCGGGAAGCCTTCGGGGTGGCTGGCCCCCGGTGCCGAGGGTGACCCGCTGCCGATCGGCCGCGTTTTCACGGTCGGACGCGACTCGCTGCGGGCCGCGCTCGACAGCGCGGTGCTCAATCCTTCGGGGGACGCGATCGGCGTGGACGCCGACGGGAAGGTCGTCGGCCTCGCCGGGCAGGAGCAGATCACCGGGGCGTTGCGCGGACGGACGCCCGCTCCGGTGTCGGCCGGGGCAGCCTCCGCGGCGGTCTCCGGGACGGCCTCCGGGGCGGCCGAATGACCTGGGATTGGCGCTGGTCCTGGATCCCTGACCACTACGACCTGCTCGGGGAGTTGCTCGCCCAGCACCTCTACCTCTCGGTCGTGCCGGTGATCCTCGGGCTGCTGATCGCGCTGCCGCTGGGCATCGTCTGCGTCCGGCTACGCCGGCTGTACGCGCCGGTGCTGGCGCTGACCAGCATCTTCTACGCGCTGCCGTCGCTGGCGCTGTTCGTGGTGCTGATCGACTACACCGGCTTCACCGGCTGGACCGTGATCATCCCGCTGACGATCTACACGCTCTCGGTGCTGGTACGGAACGTCGTCGACGGGCTGCGCTCGGTGCCCGAGCACGTCAGCCAGGCGGCGACCGCGATGGGCTTCGGTGGCGTGCGCCGCCTGATCCAGGTCGACCTGCCGATCGCGGTGCCGGTCGTGATCGCCGGTCTGCGGGTCGCCACGGTCTCGAACGTGAGCCTGGTGAGCGTCGGTTCGCTGATCGGGATCAGCGGCCTCGGCCAGCTGTTCGTCGACGGCATCCAGCGCAGCTTCATCACGCCGATCATCGTCGGCATCGTGCTCACGGTCGCGCTGGCCGTGATCCTGGACGCCGTCCTCGTCGGCGTGCAGTGGCTGCTCACACCGTGGACGCGGGGCGGCGGGTCGGTGCTGACGGTCGAGGAACCCGTCGCCGACCCCGCCACGACGGGAGTTGCCGCATGAACATCGTGACCAGGGCCGCCGAATGGTTCAGTGACCCGGCGAATTGGTCCGGCGACGACGGGATCCCCAACCGCGTCCTCGAACACCTCTACTACTCCGGGCTCGCGCTGCTGATCGCCGCACTGATCGCGCTGCCGCTGGGGCTGTTCGTCGGGCACACCGGGCGCGGCGCGTTCCTCGCGGTGAACTCGGCCGGCGCGGCCCGCGCGCTGCCGACCGTCGGCCTGGTCGGCCTCACGGTCGTCGTCTTCGGGATCGGCCTGACCCCGACGCTGCTGCCGCTGGTCGCCCTGGCCATCCCGCCGATCCTGGTGAATACCTACGCCGGGGTGCGGCAGGTGGACGCGCAACTCCGGGACGCCGCCAACGGCATGGGCATGACCGGCCCGCAGGTCCTGTTCCAAGTGGAACTCCCGGTCGCGCTCCCGCTCCTCATCCTGGGGCTGCGGACCGCCGCGGTGCAGATCGTCTCGACCGCGACGATCGCCGCGTACGTCGGTCTCGGTGGCCTCGGCCGCTACATCTTCGACGGGTTGGCCCGCCGGGAGTACGAGGTGATGGTCGGCGGCGCGGTGCTGTCCGTGCTGCTCGCGCTCGGTACCGAAGCGCTGTTCGTCGGTGTCCAGCGGCTGATCGTCTCGCCCGGCGTCCAGCAGCGAGCGCTGGTCAAGTGAAACCCCGAACTGTCGGACCCCGTTCGTACCATCCAACCGCCACGTGCCGTTCGAGAGGGAAATCATGAGAAAGAATCTCCGGATGCTGTTCGCGCTGAGCAGTGCCGCCGCGCTGCTGGCGCTCTCCGCCTGTGGCGGGGGCGACGACGACTCCGGCGACGACCCGCTCGGCTCCTCCGCCAACGGCGGCGAGGTCGTTGTCGGCTCCGCGAACTTCCAGGAGAACGTCCTGCTGGGCGAGATCTACGCCCAGGCGCTGGAGGCGAAGGACGTCAAGGTCAAGCGCCAGCTGAACATCGGCGCGCGCGAGGTCATCTACTCGCAGATCGAGAAGGGCAGCCTGACCGTGCTGCCCGAGTACAACGGCGCGCTGCTCGCCTACCTCGACAAGACCGCGACGGCGACGACCAGCGAGGAAGTCGACGCCGCGCTCAAGACCAAGCTGCCGAGCGGGCTGGAGCTGCTGAACCCGTCCGAGGCCGAGGACAAGGACTCGGTCGTGGTCACCAAGGAGACCGCGGCCAAGTACAACCTGAAGTCGCTCGAGGACCTGGCGCCGGTCGCGAAGGACCTGGTCATCGGTGGTCCGCCGGAGTTCAAGACCCGTGTCCAGGGCATCGTCGGCCTGAAGGACAAGTACGGCGCCGAATTCAAGTCGTTCAAGTCGCTCGACGTGGCGGGCCCGATCACCGTGTCGGCGCTGAAGAAGGGTGACGTCCAGGCGGCCAACCTCTTCACCACCGACCCGGCGGTGCCGGCGAACGAGTTCGTCGTGCTGGAGGACCCGAAGGGGCTGTTCAGCGCCCAGAACGTGACGCCGCTGGTCAACAAGGAGGGCGTCAACGACACGGTGCGCGACGCGCTGAACGCGGTGTCCGCGAAGCTCGACACGGCGACGCTGGCTGAGCTCGTGAAGAAGGTCGTGTCCGACAAGCAGGACGTCGACACGGTGGCCAAGGAGTGGCTCAGCTCGGCTGGGCTCGTCTGAGTGCACGGGCTCGCCCACGGGTGAGCCTGACGGCCGCACGCAAGGCCTCGAGACCACACCGGTCGAGGTGGCCTTGCGCGCGGACGTCGACCTCGTCTCGGGCGGGCTCCACGTCGGAGCGATGAAAGCGTGCGTCAGGGCTGGCCGGGCGCCTCGGGGAAGCCGGGCTCGCCGGGTTTGATGGCGCAGATCGGCAGTTTCGGATCGAGCCGGCACAGCTGGTCGATCCGGGGATCCCGCGTCGTCTTCTTGCCGTTGCTCACGTTGATCCGGATGCTGCTGCCCTTGCTGACGTAGCTCCCTGCGGGTGGTTCGGTCCGGGAGACCCGGCCGGCCGGTTGGTCGGAATCCTCCGGCTTGTAGTTGATCGAGACGGTGAAACCCGCTGCCCGCAACCGGTAGATCGCCTCGTCCTGCGTCGCGCCCTTGACGTCGGGAACGAGGTGCATCGTGCCCCAGGACAATCGTCGTGGCGCCCGGACGAACTGTTTGACCGGCAGGCCTTGCAACGCGATCTCGAACGTCTCCCGGACGATCTGGATCGGGAGCTGACTGTTCGGAACCGTGTCGTAGTACTTGTCGGGGTTGGCGATGAACGACGCCGCAGCGAGGTTCGGTGTGTAGCCGACGAACCACCCCGCGTTGTTGTTGTCGGTGGTACCGGTCTTCCCGGCGATCGGCCGGTCGATCGACCCGCCGACACTCGTCGCAGTCGCACCACCGCCGGGATGCGTGCACGACATCCCGGACTGCGTCCCGTCGCCCACCGGGCAGCGGGCGGCGTCGTTGGCCGCGTCGGCGACCTGCGGGCTGAACGCCTGTTTGCACGACGTCGGCACGATCGACATCTCGCGGCCCTGCTGATCGGTGACCGATCTGATCGGCGTCGGGCGGCAGAACTTCCCCCGCGCGGCCACCGTCGCATAGGCGTTCGCCATGTCCAGCGGGGTCACCTGCGCGGTTCCGAGCGTGAACGAGCCCCAGGCCTGGTTACTGTCCTGCGCCCACTTGATGTTCTTCTGGTCCGTCGACCCGCGGAACACCACGCCGGCCGACTGCGCGGCGGCGACCGCGGCCTTCACGCTGGTTTCCTGTTGCAGCTGGATGAAGTACGTGTTGGCGGATTCGCCGAAGCCACTCGACATCGTATGAACGCCGGTCATCGAGCCGGACGCGTTGCGCGGGCAGTAGTACCGGCCGGTCCGGCAGCCGCCGACGTATTGCGACACGAATTGCCGCGGCGCGTAGAGCGTGTGGCTCAGCGGAATGCCCTGCTGGAGCGCGGCCAGCATCGTGAACATCTTGAACGTCGAGCCGGCCTGATAGCCCGGGGAGACCGTCGACCCGGACAGCAACGGGTTCTCCGTGTAGGGGTATGTCTTCCCGCCCGGATTTTTCTTGATCCCGTACTTCCGGTTGATCGCCATCGCCAGCACCCGGCCGCTGCCCGGCTGGACCATGACGATCCCGGTGGCGAACCGGCTGTAAGCGGACAACCGCCGGTCGACCTGCTTCTGCGCCGTCGACTGCATCCGGACGTCGATCGAGGAGACGATCCGGTAGCCGCCCCGCCGCAGTGCGGCCAGTCGCTCGGTCGTGGTGTTGCCGAACGTCGGGTTGGCCTTCCACCAGTCGAGGAACCAGCCGCAGAAGAACCCGTAACTCGCCCGTCCGTGCTCGCAGCCCTGCACGTTGTCCTTCGGACGCAGCCCGATCGGCGCTTTCTCGGCTGCCTCGGCCTCCTCCGGCGAGATGTACTTCATCTTCACCATCTGACGCAGCACGTACGTCCGCCGATCGAGGGCCGGTTTCGTGCCGTACCGCTTGTTGTTGACCGGGTTGTACCGCGTCGGGTCCTGCGCCAACCCGGCGATCATCGCGGCCTCGGCGAGCGTCAGCTGCGAGGGTTTCTTGCTGAAGTAGACCTGCGACGCCGTGTAGATCCCGTACCCGCCATTGCCGAAGTACGTGATGTTCAGATAGTTCTCCAAGATCTGATTCTTGGAGTACTCCTTCTCCAACGCCATGGCATAGCGGATCTCGCGTAACTTCCGAGCCGCCGTCTCCTCGGTGGCGGCCCGGAATTGAGAGGGGTTCGTGGCGCTGTATTTCAGGACCGACCGGACATATTGCTGCGTGAGTGTCGAGGCACCCTGGGTCACCTCACCCGACGTCTGATTCCGGACGAGTGCGCGGAGGATTCCCTTGGCGTCGACTCCCTGGTGCGTGTAGAAGCGGGTGTCCTCGGCCGCGACGATCGCCTGGCGCATCACCGGCGCGACGTCCCGGAGCGCAGCGTTGCGCCGATCTTCCTCGAAGAACGTGGCGAGCACGGTCTTCCCGTCGCTGGCGAGCAACGTCGAGGCCGCCGGAAGAGGCGGGATCTTGATCGATGCCGGAAGATCGCGGAACGAGTCCGAAGCCGACTTCGCGGTCAAGCCGGAGGCGCCGACGATGGGAAATGCGACCGCCGCGAGCACGACCCCGGCGAGAATGCCGCAGAAAAGTAACGTGATGACGTTTGCCAGCCTGCGCTCGCGGCTCGATTCCACAGCGTCAGCGTATGGACGCGTCGCTCGTACCGGCGTTAGTTAATGCAGGTTTTAGCCAACGCCCGGTGGTTGTGAAACCGAAACGCCCTCTTTCCAGACACCGGCGATCAGCGGGACGCCGGGGCGGTAGGCGAGGTAGACCGGGTCCGGAGCGTCGAGCAGCACCACGTCCGCGCGGGCCCCGACGCCGAGATGGCCGACGTCGTCGCGGCGCAGCGCCGCCGCCCCACCCCGGGTGACCGCCCACAGCGCCTCCGCCGGCGTCATCCGCATCTCCCGGACGGCCAGGGCCACGCAGAACGGGATGCTCGACGTGAAACACGACCCGGGATTGCAGTCGGTGGCCACCGCGACCGTCACACCGGCGTCCAGCAGCCGCCGGGCGTCCGGGTACGGCGACCGGGTCGAGAACTCGACGCCCGGCAGCAGCGTCGCGGCCGTGCCGGACGAGGCCAGCGCGTCGACGTCCGCATCGGTCAGGAACGTGCAGTGGTCCGCCGACGCGGCGCCGAACTCGACGGCGAGCTGCACGCCTGGACCGGGCCCGAGCTGGTTCGCGTGCAGCCGGGGCACGAGGCCGCGCGCGACCCCGGCGGTGAGCACCGCGCGGGTGGCGTCCGCGTCGAACGCGCCCCGCTCGCAGAACACGTCGACCCAGCGTGCATGCGGCGCGCAGGCCTCGAGCATCGGCCCGCACACCAGCGCGAGGTACTCCGACGGGTCGGCGTCCGGCGCCACCACGTGCGCGCCGAGATAGGTCGTCTCCGGCGTGACCTCGGCGGCCAGCCGCAGCGACCGCTCCTCGTCGCGCACCGACAGGCCGTAGCCGGACTTGATCTCAAGCGTCGTGCTGCCCTGCCGGTACGCCTGGTCGACGAGCGTCCGAAGACGGGCGCGTAGCTCGTCGTCGGTCGCGGCACGGGTCGCGGCGACCGTGGTCCGGATGCCCCCGGCGGCGTACGGCGTCCCGGCCATCCGGGCCGCGAATTCGGCCGAGCGGTCGCCGGCGAAGACGAGGTGGTTGTGGCTGTCGACGAAGCCGGGGATCACGGCGCGGCCGGCGGCGTCGACCGCGGTGTCGGCGGCGGGCGCTGCCGCGGACGGGCCCACCCAGGCGACCCGTCCCTGATCGAGGACGAGGGCGGCGTCGGAGAGCGTGCCGAGCTCTGACTGCGTGACGAGCATCCCGATGCCGGTGATGACCGTGCTGCGGGTCGATGCCCCGAAGGCCGGGCTCGCCGCGGCCGGCCTCGGCGGAGCTGCGGGCGGAGCCGCCGAGGGCGGCGCCGCGGAGGCCGGCGGCGGGGTGGGATCTGGCGCGGCCGTCATTGGGCGCTCCGTAGGGCGTCGGTCAGGGCGCGGCCCGCGTCGATCGTCGTGTGCGCGCCGTCGGCGACGACGACCCGGCCGTCCACCACCACCGATCGCACATCCGCGGCGCCTGCGGCGAACACCGCGGTCTCGGCGGCCGTGCCGGGCGCGAAGCCCGCGGTGCGGACGGTGTCGGTCGCGAGCGTCACCAGGTCGGCCCTGGCGCCGGGCGCCAAAATACCGGCGTCGTCCCAGCCCAGCGAGCTGTGGGCGAACGTCGCTTCGAGCAACTCCGCTGCGCCCCAGTGGCCGCGTTCGCGCGTCCGCAGCCGCTCGTCCAGCTCCACCGCCCTGGCCTCCTCGAACAGGTCGATCACCGCGTGGCTGTCGCTGCCGAGCGAGAGCGGCGACCCGGCGTCGAACAGCGTCCGGATCGGACCGATGCCGTCGGCCAGGTCGCGTTCCGTGGTCGGGCAGGCGCAGGTGACGGCCCGCGCCGACCCGATCAGCTCGATATCTTCGCCGGTCAGATGGGTCGCGTGCACGACCGTCGTGCGAGGACCGAGCGCGCCTGCGTCGGCCAGCAGCCGGGTCGGGGTGACCCCGTACGCGGCGAGGCAGGCCTCGTTCTCGGCCGGTTGCTCGGAGAGGTGGGTGTGCAGCGGGGCTGCACTCGCTGCGGCCCACCGCACGATCGGGCCGATCTGCTCCGGCGGAACGCCCCGCACCGAGTGCAGCGCCGCACCAACCAGCGCATGCCCCCCGCCGCCGAAACCGGCGCGATCGCCGCGAGTCGCGCGCCCGCCGCCGTCGGACCCGGCGTGGACCTGTGCGGCTAGCGCGGTGACCCGGGAGGCCCAGCGCTCGGCGTCGCCGTCGCCGAAGCGGAGCTGCGGACCCTCGAGCGGCCGACCGATGCCGCCGGTGAGGTAACAGGTGTCGAGCAGCGTGATCCGGATCCCGGCATCGGCCGCCGCCGCGATCAGCGCCGCACCCATCGCGTTCGGGTCCGCGTAGGGGCGTCCGCCGGGCGCGTGGTGCAGGTAGTGGAACTCGCCGACGCAGGTGATCCCGGCCAGCGCCATCTCGGCGTAGACCGCACGGGCCAGCGCGTAGTAGCTGTCCGGGGTGAGCGTGGCGGCCAGCGCGTACATCTGTTCGCGCCAGGTCCAGAACGTGCCGCGGTCGGCCTGGGTGCGTCCGCGCAACGCCCGGTGGAACGCGTGCGAATGCGCGTTCGCCAGCCCCGGCAGCGTCAGGCCGGCCAGCCGGACCGCGCCCACCGGCGCTGCCACGTCCGGCGTCACCGCGGCGATCCGCCCGTCAGCTACGTCTATGCGGACGCTCGACGCCGCGCCACCCGGCAGCCAGGCGTGCTCGGCCCAGTAGACCTGGCTCACCGGCCGCCCACCGGTCACCCCCTCCAAGGCACCGCCCCCAGCAGTCTCCGCCCCGTCGGCTGCCGCCACCGCGTGGGCCGGCCCCGCCGGGTCGGCCGCACCGGCGTGGGCCGCAACCGCGTGGCCCGCCACCGCCGGGTGAGCCGGGCCCGCTGAGTGGGCGGCGTGGGCCGCGTGGGCCGCGTGCGCCGAGTCGGTCGCGGCCGACGGGTGGGCGGCGTCGGGCGGGGTCATCGGGTTGCCAGGTGTTCGAGGACGGTGGCCAGCGCGTCGACTCCGGCCAGGCAGTCGTCCTCACCCGCGTACTCGCCCGGCGCGTGCGAGACACCGGTCGGGTTGCGCACGAACAGCATCGCGGTCGGCACGTGCGCGGACAGCACCCCGGCGTCGTGGCCCGCTCCGGTGGGCAGGATCGGCGCGGTCCCGTCCGAGCCCGCCCCGCCGAGCAACGAGCGCGCGGCGTCGGCGGTGGAGCGCGCGCCGATCAGCGCGGCCAGCGAATCCCGCAGGTCGGCGTTGAACTCCACCACCGGGGTTTCCGACTCCGCGGTGATCGTCACCTTCACCCCGTCCCGATCGCCCCGGTCGGCCGCCGCGGCGGTCACCGCCTCGACCACGGTGCGCAGCGCGGACTCGTCCGGCGCCCGCGAATCGAGCCACGCCCGCACCAGCGACGCGATCGCGT
It contains:
- a CDS encoding aromatic amino acid ammonia-lyase, which gives rise to MSDVLLDGIALTAEQVRDVARDGGRVLVHPDGATRAGAAHRTVAALSAAGGVYGRTTGVGANRLIAVEYESSAGPVILGPEGSVVTGDSAPQQPVRHDPHGLRLLRSHAGGAGPLLDPISVRAMLTVRLNQLAAGGSGVAPDVLIGLETALNRGLTPPVHAFGGIGTGDLPALAVTALCLLGEVPWRGGSMEPVPFDPADALSFISSNAGSIGEAALACADLSELLRAGTVITALAFLACDGNSEAYEAVVHLARPHPGQQTVAARLRDLLAGQAVKPARIQDPYSYRAVPQVHGPALDAVVALERTLGIELNAPAENPLVDPVGNRVLHNANFHTAYLGLALDAMRNALYQTAALSVARLSLLLEPAFTGLTPFLAAGPPGSSGLMILEYVAHSALGALRLNATPTSLATAVVSRGVEEHAPFSSQAARNSLDAVASYRVVLATELVAAVRALRMRGAAPVDGPLADAYRYVAERLPDRLDDRPLDQDVEDAAALLPALARFEG
- a CDS encoding ATP-binding cassette domain-containing protein gives rise to the protein MITFESVTKRFPDGTVAVDDLSLEIPAGKITVLVGPSGCGKTTTLRMINRMIDPTSGTITVDGQNVLDVDPPTLRRRIGYVIQQAGLLPHRTIVDNVATVPFLLGRDKKAARAAALELLERVGLPTAFAKRYPHQLSGGQQQRVGVARALAADPPVMLMDEPFSAVDPVVRKGLQDEFLRLQTELHKTIVLVTHDIDEAVKLGDLVCVLEVGGRIGQFDTPERLLAAPSDGFVEEFLGDDRGVRRLSFVGSEGLDLDTTRVVTSAGSSEVWRLLVDSSGKPSGWLAPGAEGDPLPIGRVFTVGRDSLRAALDSAVLNPSGDAIGVDADGKVVGLAGQEQITGALRGRTPAPVSAGAASAAVSGTASGAAE
- a CDS encoding ABC transporter permease yields the protein MTWDWRWSWIPDHYDLLGELLAQHLYLSVVPVILGLLIALPLGIVCVRLRRLYAPVLALTSIFYALPSLALFVVLIDYTGFTGWTVIIPLTIYTLSVLVRNVVDGLRSVPEHVSQAATAMGFGGVRRLIQVDLPIAVPVVIAGLRVATVSNVSLVSVGSLIGISGLGQLFVDGIQRSFITPIIVGIVLTVALAVILDAVLVGVQWLLTPWTRGGGSVLTVEEPVADPATTGVAA
- a CDS encoding ABC transporter permease, with amino-acid sequence MNIVTRAAEWFSDPANWSGDDGIPNRVLEHLYYSGLALLIAALIALPLGLFVGHTGRGAFLAVNSAGAARALPTVGLVGLTVVVFGIGLTPTLLPLVALAIPPILVNTYAGVRQVDAQLRDAANGMGMTGPQVLFQVELPVALPLLILGLRTAAVQIVSTATIAAYVGLGGLGRYIFDGLARREYEVMVGGAVLSVLLALGTEALFVGVQRLIVSPGVQQRALVK
- a CDS encoding ABC transporter substrate-binding protein, whose protein sequence is MRKNLRMLFALSSAAALLALSACGGGDDDSGDDPLGSSANGGEVVVGSANFQENVLLGEIYAQALEAKDVKVKRQLNIGAREVIYSQIEKGSLTVLPEYNGALLAYLDKTATATTSEEVDAALKTKLPSGLELLNPSEAEDKDSVVVTKETAAKYNLKSLEDLAPVAKDLVIGGPPEFKTRVQGIVGLKDKYGAEFKSFKSLDVAGPITVSALKKGDVQAANLFTTDPAVPANEFVVLEDPKGLFSAQNVTPLVNKEGVNDTVRDALNAVSAKLDTATLAELVKKVVSDKQDVDTVAKEWLSSAGLV
- a CDS encoding penicillin-binding protein, with translation MESSRERRLANVITLLFCGILAGVVLAAVAFPIVGASGLTAKSASDSFRDLPASIKIPPLPAASTLLASDGKTVLATFFEEDRRNAALRDVAPVMRQAIVAAEDTRFYTHQGVDAKGILRALVRNQTSGEVTQGASTLTQQYVRSVLKYSATNPSQFRAATEETAARKLREIRYAMALEKEYSKNQILENYLNITYFGNGGYGIYTASQVYFSKKPSQLTLAEAAMIAGLAQDPTRYNPVNNKRYGTKPALDRRTYVLRQMVKMKYISPEEAEAAEKAPIGLRPKDNVQGCEHGRASYGFFCGWFLDWWKANPTFGNTTTERLAALRRGGYRIVSSIDVRMQSTAQKQVDRRLSAYSRFATGIVMVQPGSGRVLAMAINRKYGIKKNPGGKTYPYTENPLLSGSTVSPGYQAGSTFKMFTMLAALQQGIPLSHTLYAPRQFVSQYVGGCRTGRYYCPRNASGSMTGVHTMSSGFGESANTYFIQLQQETSVKAAVAAAQSAGVVFRGSTDQKNIKWAQDSNQAWGSFTLGTAQVTPLDMANAYATVAARGKFCRPTPIRSVTDQQGREMSIVPTSCKQAFSPQVADAANDAARCPVGDGTQSGMSCTHPGGGATATSVGGSIDRPIAGKTGTTDNNNAGWFVGYTPNLAAASFIANPDKYYDTVPNSQLPIQIVRETFEIALQGLPVKQFVRAPRRLSWGTMHLVPDVKGATQDEAIYRLRAAGFTVSINYKPEDSDQPAGRVSRTEPPAGSYVSKGSSIRINVSNGKKTTRDPRIDQLCRLDPKLPICAIKPGEPGFPEAPGQP
- the hutI gene encoding imidazolonepropionase; amino-acid sequence: MTAAPDPTPPPASAAPPSAAPPAAPPRPAAASPAFGASTRSTVITGIGMLVTQSELGTLSDAALVLDQGRVAWVGPSAAAPAADTAVDAAGRAVIPGFVDSHNHLVFAGDRSAEFAARMAGTPYAAGGIRTTVAATRAATDDELRARLRTLVDQAYRQGSTTLEIKSGYGLSVRDEERSLRLAAEVTPETTYLGAHVVAPDADPSEYLALVCGPMLEACAPHARWVDVFCERGAFDADATRAVLTAGVARGLVPRLHANQLGPGPGVQLAVEFGAASADHCTFLTDADVDALASSGTAATLLPGVEFSTRSPYPDARRLLDAGVTVAVATDCNPGSCFTSSIPFCVALAVREMRMTPAEALWAVTRGGAAALRRDDVGHLGVGARADVVLLDAPDPVYLAYRPGVPLIAGVWKEGVSVSQPPGVG
- a CDS encoding formimidoylglutamate deiminase, with the translated sequence MTPPDAAHPSAATDSAHAAHAAHAAHSAGPAHPAVAGHAVAAHAGAADPAGPAHAVAAADGAETAGGGALEGVTGGRPVSQVYWAEHAWLPGGAASSVRIDVADGRIAAVTPDVAAPVGAVRLAGLTLPGLANAHSHAFHRALRGRTQADRGTFWTWREQMYALAATLTPDSYYALARAVYAEMALAGITCVGEFHYLHHAPGGRPYADPNAMGAALIAAAADAGIRITLLDTCYLTGGIGRPLEGPQLRFGDGDAERWASRVTALAAQVHAGSDGGGRATRGDRAGFGGGGHALVGAALHSVRGVPPEQIGPIVRWAAASAAPLHTHLSEQPAENEACLAAYGVTPTRLLADAGALGPRTTVVHATHLTGEDIELIGSARAVTCACPTTERDLADGIGPIRTLFDAGSPLSLGSDSHAVIDLFEEARAVELDERLRTRERGHWGAAELLEATFAHSSLGWDDAGILAPGARADLVTLATDTVRTAGFAPGTAAETAVFAAGAADVRSVVVDGRVVVADGAHTTIDAGRALTDALRSAQ